One window of the Nocardia huaxiensis genome contains the following:
- a CDS encoding DUF4233 domain-containing protein, whose translation MAGTLVLEAITVLLALPVISAVGGGLRWWSILYVVGLAVVMFLGAGLQRRPWAIPFNLGLQVLLLAGGFIHLSILVIAVVFIAVWGFILILRADVQKRMDAGQLPSQRMSGA comes from the coding sequence ATGGCCGGCACGCTGGTCCTCGAGGCCATCACCGTGCTGCTCGCCCTCCCGGTGATCAGCGCCGTCGGCGGCGGCCTGCGCTGGTGGTCGATCCTCTACGTCGTGGGCTTGGCGGTGGTCATGTTCCTGGGTGCGGGATTGCAGCGCCGCCCCTGGGCCATCCCCTTCAACCTCGGCCTCCAAGTCCTTTTGCTCGCAGGCGGTTTCATCCACCTGTCGATCCTGGTGATCGCGGTCGTCTTCATCGCCGTCTGGGGTTTCATCCTCATCCTGCGCGCCGACGTGCAGAAACGCATGGACGCCGGGCAACTCCCCAGCCAGCGAATGTCCGGCGCCTGA
- a CDS encoding diacylglycerol/lipid kinase family protein, which produces MTNRTIRSIALVTNPLSGAGKGALVAVDAANGFAARGIEVTELCGDSAADTERLVRAALADPVTRPDAVVAAGGDGLVGVVLQALVGTGVPLGLVPGGTGNDLAREVGVPDGTDAAIDVVLGGRTRTIDLGAVETEAGASPTWFATVTGTGLDARVTLRANHMRWPKGPLRYTAAALIELAGKLAVPYRIELHGSPDHRDGTVFELPAVMVAVGNTRTYGGGMLICPDAVIDDGLLDLTVVGAMSRLDMLRLLPALSSGKRIDHPATVQYRAARIKLTAPDAPATADGDPAGMLPATFRALPGALEVLVP; this is translated from the coding sequence GTGACGAACCGCACCATCCGCTCCATCGCCCTGGTGACCAACCCGCTCTCCGGCGCGGGCAAGGGCGCCCTGGTCGCCGTCGACGCCGCGAACGGATTCGCCGCGCGCGGCATCGAGGTCACCGAACTCTGCGGTGACTCCGCCGCCGATACCGAACGCCTGGTGCGCGCGGCCCTCGCCGACCCGGTCACCCGTCCGGACGCCGTGGTGGCGGCCGGCGGCGACGGCCTGGTCGGCGTGGTCCTGCAGGCCCTGGTCGGCACCGGCGTCCCGCTGGGCCTGGTGCCCGGCGGCACCGGTAACGACCTGGCCCGTGAGGTCGGCGTCCCCGACGGCACCGACGCCGCCATCGACGTGGTGCTCGGCGGCCGCACCCGCACCATCGACCTGGGCGCCGTCGAAACCGAGGCGGGAGCGTCCCCGACCTGGTTCGCGACGGTCACCGGCACCGGTCTCGACGCGCGAGTCACCCTGCGCGCCAATCACATGCGCTGGCCCAAGGGCCCGCTGCGCTACACCGCCGCCGCGCTCATCGAACTCGCGGGCAAGCTCGCCGTCCCGTACCGCATCGAACTGCACGGTTCCCCCGATCACCGGGACGGCACGGTCTTCGAACTGCCCGCCGTCATGGTCGCGGTCGGCAATACCCGCACCTACGGCGGCGGCATGCTCATCTGCCCCGACGCCGTCATCGACGACGGCCTGCTCGATCTGACGGTGGTCGGCGCCATGTCCCGCCTGGATATGCTCCGCCTGCTGCCCGCCCTCTCCTCGGGCAAACGCATCGACCACCCGGCCACCGTCCAATACCGCGCCGCCCGCATCAAACTGACGGCCCCGGACGCCCCCGCCACCGCCGACGGTGACCCGGCGGGCATGCTCCCCGCCACCTTCCGCGCCCTCCCCGGCGCACTGGAAGTCCTGGTCCCCTGA
- the ndk gene encoding nucleoside-diphosphate kinase, which produces MTEQTLVLIKPDGVARGLIGEIITRIERKGLKFAALKQLNVSEELAAAHYAEHAEKPFFGSLIEFITSGPVVAAVLEGPRAIPAFRQIAGGTDPVEKAVPGSIRGDYALETQFNLVHGSDSPESAKREIALWFPEFAL; this is translated from the coding sequence GTGACTGAGCAGACGTTGGTACTCATCAAGCCCGACGGCGTGGCCCGGGGCCTGATCGGTGAGATCATCACCCGCATCGAGCGCAAGGGCCTGAAGTTCGCCGCCCTCAAGCAGCTGAATGTCTCCGAGGAGCTGGCGGCCGCTCATTACGCCGAGCACGCCGAGAAGCCGTTCTTCGGCTCCCTCATCGAATTCATCACTTCGGGTCCGGTCGTCGCGGCCGTGCTCGAGGGCCCGCGCGCCATCCCCGCCTTCCGGCAGATCGCCGGCGGCACCGACCCGGTCGAGAAGGCCGTCCCCGGTTCCATCCGCGGCGACTACGCCCTCGAGACCCAGTTCAACCTCGTGCACGGCTCCGACTCGCCCGAGTCCGCCAAGCGTGAGATCGCCCTCTGGTTCCCGGAGTTCGCTCTCTGA
- a CDS encoding translation initiation factor IF-2 N-terminal domain-containing protein: MADQEPLEASQNNGAGDTSPAAEQLPERIRVHALAKLLGVTSKRILAHLTEMGAQARSPQSSLDRTVAETVRDAFGPRTVEEETPAPQAITETTVDEAIAAGDDRAADELAAEEVEAAEASVSGTAAGSLFTAVPEPEPAAGYTPQQALFTNPFQTSPFQQAPQVEEPVQYQAPAVAAPLFVAPDVAAAEEARRKRRADRKARTEERAAEEKSVEARAVETRAADEKAAEDTASEETEEDGDWTDEQSREERGEGTSRRRRRGRRGRGRGRGEQHSDADGDEADEDADEQSGEATEAEDQSDDTDDDEDSAAVPEGSSSRRRRRRRRRKAGDEDTDEPAADDPPNTVVHEREPRSKRRAAKEVDEVQGISGSTRLEAKRQRRRDGREAGRRRPPILTESEFLARRESVDRVMVVREKNFPDHPAATIQVAVLEDNILVEHFVTSTGSASMVGNVYLGKVQNVLPSMEAAFVDIGRGRNGVLYAGEVNWEAAGLGGKERKIEQALKPGDTVLVQVSKDPVGHKGARLTTQISLAGRFLVYVPGGTSTGISRKLPDTERKRLKEILRDIVPQDAGVIIRTASEGVSEPELAKDVERLQKAWRAIEEQSKNGSGAPKTLYEEPDLLVKVVRDLFNEDFSKLVIEGERAWSTVENYVRTVAPDLLARVERYDTPGVDVFGSFRIDEQLAKALDRKVWLPSGGTLVIDRTEAMTVIDVNTGKFTGSGNSNLEETVTRNNLEAAEEIVRQMRLRDIGGMIVVDFIDMVLESNRDLVLRRLTEALGRDRTRHQVSEVTSLGLVQMTRKKLGTGLVEAFSTTCEHCHGRGILVHNYPVESAPAEEGVGRREGSRRRRKDRGAAAAETPAVEATPEEKPEAKDAKDTREGRDGREGKEKAAAKRAHPVALAMAAHHHDDEHADLTVDLADADEAVAAVAGAEAVAEVADANETAEAEAVDAARAQDETLAETGRPVTNGTSPAAAESEVQEAADKVVAEPALEPAAAAAVLVTDAQAASGAQSEPKPAVAETEAAVPARSRSRRRVARTAAAPTGESKGAVFVLSSADQPQTPAFTLDDAPVEVTPRARPRRRAAGRAAGAPESGN; the protein is encoded by the coding sequence GTGGCCGATCAAGAGCCGCTGGAAGCATCGCAGAACAACGGTGCGGGGGATACGAGCCCGGCTGCCGAACAGTTGCCGGAACGGATCCGAGTGCACGCACTGGCGAAGCTGCTGGGCGTCACCAGCAAACGTATCCTGGCCCACCTGACCGAGATGGGTGCGCAAGCCCGCAGCCCGCAATCGAGTCTGGACCGGACAGTCGCCGAAACCGTGCGGGACGCCTTCGGACCGCGCACGGTCGAGGAGGAGACACCCGCCCCGCAGGCCATCACCGAGACCACCGTCGACGAGGCCATCGCCGCGGGCGACGACCGCGCCGCCGACGAACTCGCGGCCGAAGAGGTCGAAGCGGCCGAGGCATCCGTGTCCGGTACGGCCGCCGGATCCTTGTTCACGGCCGTGCCGGAGCCCGAGCCCGCGGCCGGATACACGCCGCAGCAGGCCCTGTTCACCAACCCCTTCCAGACCAGCCCGTTCCAGCAGGCGCCGCAGGTCGAGGAGCCGGTGCAGTACCAGGCCCCCGCTGTGGCCGCGCCGCTGTTCGTGGCGCCGGATGTGGCCGCCGCTGAGGAGGCCCGGCGCAAGCGCCGCGCCGACCGCAAGGCCCGCACCGAAGAGCGTGCCGCCGAGGAGAAGTCCGTCGAGGCGCGCGCGGTCGAAACCCGGGCCGCCGACGAGAAGGCCGCCGAGGACACCGCGTCCGAGGAGACCGAGGAGGACGGCGACTGGACCGACGAGCAGTCCCGCGAGGAGCGCGGCGAGGGCACCTCGCGCCGGCGCCGCCGGGGCCGTCGCGGTCGTGGCCGGGGCCGTGGCGAACAGCACAGTGACGCCGACGGTGACGAGGCCGACGAGGACGCCGACGAGCAGTCCGGTGAGGCCACCGAGGCCGAGGACCAGTCCGACGACACCGACGACGACGAGGACTCGGCCGCCGTGCCGGAGGGTTCGAGCAGCCGTCGCCGCCGTCGCCGTCGCCGCCGCAAGGCCGGGGACGAGGACACCGACGAGCCCGCCGCCGACGACCCGCCGAACACCGTTGTGCACGAGCGCGAACCGCGCTCCAAGCGCCGCGCCGCCAAAGAGGTGGACGAGGTGCAGGGCATCAGCGGTTCGACGCGGCTCGAGGCCAAGCGTCAGCGCCGCCGCGACGGCCGGGAGGCCGGTCGCCGTCGTCCGCCGATCCTGACCGAGTCGGAGTTCCTGGCTCGCCGCGAGTCGGTGGATCGCGTGATGGTGGTGCGCGAGAAGAACTTCCCCGATCATCCGGCGGCCACCATCCAGGTCGCGGTGCTCGAGGACAACATCCTGGTCGAGCACTTCGTCACCAGCACCGGGTCGGCCTCCATGGTCGGCAATGTGTACCTGGGCAAGGTGCAGAACGTGCTGCCCTCCATGGAGGCGGCGTTCGTCGACATCGGCCGCGGCCGCAATGGCGTGCTGTACGCGGGTGAGGTGAACTGGGAGGCCGCCGGTCTGGGCGGCAAGGAGCGCAAGATCGAGCAGGCGCTCAAGCCCGGTGACACCGTGCTGGTGCAGGTCTCCAAGGATCCGGTGGGCCACAAGGGCGCTCGCCTGACCACGCAGATCAGCCTGGCCGGTCGCTTCCTGGTGTACGTGCCGGGTGGCACCTCCACCGGCATCTCGCGCAAGCTGCCCGATACCGAGCGCAAGCGGCTCAAGGAGATCCTGCGCGACATCGTGCCGCAGGACGCCGGCGTCATCATCCGCACCGCGTCGGAGGGTGTGAGCGAGCCGGAGCTGGCCAAGGACGTCGAGCGGCTGCAGAAGGCGTGGCGGGCGATCGAGGAGCAGTCCAAGAACGGCTCGGGTGCGCCCAAAACCCTGTACGAGGAGCCGGACCTGCTGGTCAAGGTCGTGCGCGACCTGTTCAACGAGGATTTCTCCAAGCTGGTCATCGAGGGCGAGCGCGCCTGGTCGACCGTGGAGAACTACGTCCGCACGGTCGCTCCGGACCTGCTGGCCCGCGTCGAGCGCTACGACACCCCGGGTGTCGACGTGTTCGGCAGCTTCCGCATCGACGAGCAGCTGGCCAAGGCGCTCGACCGCAAGGTGTGGCTGCCCTCGGGCGGCACCCTGGTGATCGACCGCACCGAGGCCATGACGGTCATCGACGTCAACACCGGCAAGTTCACGGGTAGCGGCAACTCGAACCTCGAGGAGACCGTCACCCGGAACAACCTGGAGGCGGCCGAGGAGATCGTCCGCCAGATGCGCCTGCGCGATATCGGCGGCATGATCGTCGTCGACTTCATCGACATGGTGCTCGAGTCCAACCGGGATCTGGTGCTGCGCAGGCTGACCGAGGCCCTGGGCCGCGACCGCACCCGTCATCAGGTCTCCGAGGTCACCTCGCTGGGCCTGGTCCAGATGACCCGCAAGAAGCTGGGCACCGGCCTGGTCGAGGCGTTCTCCACCACGTGTGAGCACTGCCACGGCCGCGGCATCCTGGTGCACAACTACCCCGTGGAGTCGGCTCCGGCCGAGGAGGGCGTGGGTCGTCGCGAGGGTTCGCGCCGCCGCCGCAAGGACCGTGGCGCTGCCGCCGCCGAAACCCCGGCCGTGGAGGCCACGCCGGAGGAGAAGCCGGAAGCCAAGGACGCCAAGGACACTCGTGAGGGCCGTGACGGTCGCGAGGGCAAGGAGAAGGCCGCCGCCAAGCGCGCCCACCCGGTTGCCCTGGCCATGGCTGCACACCACCACGACGACGAGCACGCCGACCTGACCGTCGATCTCGCCGACGCCGACGAGGCCGTCGCCGCGGTGGCCGGAGCCGAGGCCGTCGCCGAGGTGGCCGACGCGAACGAGACCGCCGAAGCCGAGGCCGTCGACGCGGCCCGCGCCCAGGACGAGACCCTCGCCGAGACCGGCCGGCCCGTCACCAACGGAACCAGCCCGGCCGCAGCCGAATCCGAGGTTCAGGAGGCCGCCGACAAGGTGGTCGCCGAGCCCGCGCTCGAGCCGGCCGCCGCTGCCGCGGTCCTGGTCACCGATGCGCAGGCGGCCTCGGGCGCCCAGTCGGAGCCGAAGCCGGCCGTCGCCGAGACCGAGGCGGCCGTCCCGGCCCGGAGCCGTTCCCGTCGTCGCGTGGCCCGCACGGCCGCGGCCCCGACGGGCGAGAGCAAGGGCGCGGTCTTCGTCCTCTCCAGCGCGGACCAGCCGCAGACCCCGGCGTTCACCCTCGACGACGCTCCGGTGGAGGTCACCCCGCGTGCCCGCCCGCGTCGCCGCGCCGCCGGCCGTGCCGCCGGCGCCCCGGAGAGCGGCAACTGA
- a CDS encoding valine--tRNA ligase, whose protein sequence is MTSTASENPRNRADALPKSWNPSEVEADLYERWVAAGYFTADATSDKPPYSIVLPPPNVTGSLHMGHALDHTLMDLLTRRKRMQGYEVLWLPGMDHAGIATQTVVEKQLAVDGKTKEDFGRELFIDKVWDWKRESGGQIQGQMRRLGDGVDWSRDRFTMDDGLSRAVQTIFKRLYDAGLIYRAERLVNWSPVLQTGISDLEVDHKEVDGELVSMRFGSMNDDEPHVIVATTRVETMLGDTAVAVHPDDERYQALIGTTVYHPITGRQIPIVADDYVDPEFGSGAVKITPAHDPNDFELGLRHGLPMPTIMDKTGKIADSGTEFDGMDRFEARVKIRERLEAEGRIVKRIHPYKHQVGHSERSGEPIEPRLSMQWWVKVEGIAKAAGDAVRNGQVTIHPPSQEPRWFEWVDNMHDWNISRQLWWGHRIPIWYGPEGEIVCVGPDEQAPEGWVQDPDVLDTWFSSGLWPFSTMGWPDATAELEKFYPTSVLVTGYDILFFWVARMMMFGMFVSDDDVLTAGKDANDKQVPFRDVFLHGLIRDEHGKKMSKSRGNGIDPLDWINEYGADATRFTLARGAQPGSDLSIGTSHVTASRSFVTKLFNATKLALMNGAQPGELPARDTLTDTDRWILDRLDEVIAEVDAAFDRYEFGKGCEALYHFTWDEFCSWYLELAKVQFAESEERAAATRIVLGNVLEAVLRLLHPAMPFVTETLWQSLTAGVAGDSIVIAPWPQVSGVAADKTADTRIADLQKLVTEIRRFRSDQGLTDKEKVAAQLIGIEAADLVGQLGDITNLAKLTAPADDFAATASLEVRLTHGTVTVEIDTSGNIDLEAEARRLEKDLAAAQKELAGTTAKLGNQGFLAKAPDEVVAKITARKELAESEVARIGVRLAEIAELAARK, encoded by the coding sequence GTGACCAGCACAGCCTCTGAGAACCCGCGAAATCGTGCCGATGCCCTCCCGAAAAGCTGGAACCCCAGCGAAGTCGAGGCCGACCTGTACGAGCGCTGGGTAGCCGCTGGTTACTTCACCGCGGACGCCACCAGCGACAAGCCCCCGTACTCGATCGTGCTGCCGCCGCCGAACGTCACCGGCTCGCTGCACATGGGCCACGCTCTCGACCACACCCTCATGGACCTGCTCACCCGCCGCAAGCGCATGCAGGGCTACGAGGTGCTGTGGCTGCCCGGCATGGACCACGCCGGCATCGCCACCCAGACCGTGGTGGAGAAGCAGCTCGCCGTCGACGGCAAGACCAAGGAAGACTTCGGCCGCGAACTGTTCATCGACAAGGTCTGGGACTGGAAGCGTGAATCCGGCGGCCAGATCCAGGGCCAGATGCGCCGCCTCGGCGACGGTGTCGACTGGAGCCGCGACCGCTTCACCATGGACGACGGGCTCTCCCGCGCCGTGCAGACCATCTTCAAGCGCCTCTACGACGCGGGCCTGATCTACCGCGCCGAACGCCTGGTGAACTGGTCGCCGGTGCTGCAGACCGGCATCTCCGACCTCGAGGTGGACCACAAGGAGGTCGACGGCGAGCTGGTGTCCATGCGCTTCGGGTCGATGAACGACGACGAACCGCACGTGATCGTCGCCACCACCCGCGTGGAGACCATGCTCGGTGACACCGCCGTCGCGGTGCACCCGGACGACGAGCGGTACCAGGCGCTCATCGGCACCACCGTCTACCACCCCATCACCGGCCGTCAGATCCCGATCGTGGCCGACGACTACGTCGATCCCGAATTCGGTTCCGGCGCAGTGAAGATCACCCCCGCGCACGACCCCAACGACTTCGAACTCGGCCTGCGCCACGGCCTGCCCATGCCCACGATCATGGACAAGACCGGCAAGATCGCCGACAGCGGAACCGAATTCGACGGCATGGACCGCTTCGAAGCGCGCGTGAAGATCCGCGAGCGCCTGGAGGCCGAGGGCCGCATCGTCAAGCGCATCCACCCGTACAAGCATCAGGTCGGCCACTCGGAGCGCTCCGGCGAGCCGATCGAGCCCCGCCTGTCCATGCAGTGGTGGGTCAAGGTCGAGGGCATCGCCAAGGCCGCAGGCGACGCGGTCCGCAACGGCCAGGTCACCATTCACCCGCCGAGCCAGGAACCGCGCTGGTTCGAGTGGGTCGACAACATGCACGACTGGAACATCTCGCGTCAGCTGTGGTGGGGTCACCGCATCCCGATCTGGTACGGCCCCGAGGGCGAGATCGTGTGCGTCGGCCCGGACGAGCAGGCCCCCGAGGGCTGGGTGCAGGACCCGGACGTGCTCGACACCTGGTTCTCCTCCGGCCTGTGGCCGTTCTCCACCATGGGCTGGCCGGACGCCACCGCCGAGCTCGAGAAGTTCTATCCCACAAGCGTTCTCGTCACCGGCTACGACATCCTGTTCTTCTGGGTGGCGCGCATGATGATGTTCGGCATGTTCGTCTCCGACGACGACGTGCTCACCGCGGGCAAGGACGCGAACGACAAGCAGGTGCCCTTCCGGGATGTGTTCCTGCACGGCCTGATTCGCGACGAGCACGGCAAGAAGATGTCCAAGTCGCGCGGCAACGGCATCGACCCGCTGGACTGGATCAACGAATACGGCGCGGACGCAACGCGATTCACCCTCGCGCGCGGCGCACAGCCGGGCAGTGACCTGTCCATCGGCACCTCGCACGTGACGGCCTCGCGCAGCTTCGTCACCAAGCTGTTCAATGCCACCAAGCTGGCGCTCATGAACGGCGCGCAGCCGGGTGAACTGCCCGCCCGCGACACCCTCACCGACACCGACCGCTGGATCCTGGACCGCCTCGACGAGGTGATCGCCGAGGTCGACGCCGCCTTCGACCGCTACGAATTCGGCAAGGGCTGCGAGGCGCTCTACCACTTCACCTGGGACGAATTCTGTTCCTGGTACCTGGAATTGGCCAAGGTGCAGTTCGCCGAATCCGAGGAGCGCGCGGCCGCCACCCGCATCGTGCTCGGCAATGTGCTCGAAGCCGTGCTGCGCCTGCTGCATCCGGCCATGCCGTTCGTCACCGAAACCTTGTGGCAGAGCCTGACCGCCGGGGTGGCGGGCGACTCCATCGTCATCGCGCCCTGGCCGCAGGTCTCCGGCGTGGCCGCCGACAAGACCGCCGACACCCGCATCGCGGACCTGCAGAAGCTGGTCACCGAGATCCGCCGCTTCCGCAGCGATCAGGGCCTCACCGACAAGGAGAAGGTGGCCGCCCAGCTCATCGGCATCGAGGCCGCCGACCTGGTCGGGCAGCTCGGCGACATCACCAACCTGGCCAAGCTCACCGCGCCCGCCGACGATTTCGCCGCCACCGCCTCGCTGGAGGTGCGCCTCACCCACGGCACGGTGACCGTCGAGATCGATACCTCCGGCAATATCGACCTCGAGGCCGAGGCCCGCCGCCTGGAGAAGGATCTCGCCGCCGCGCAGAAGGAATTGGCCGGCACCACCGCCAAACTCGGCAACCAGGGCTTCCTGGCCAAGGCGCCGGACGAGGTGGTCGCCAAGATCACCGCGCGCAAGGAGCTCGCCGAATCCGAGGTCGCCCGCATCGGCGTCCGGCTGGCCGAGATCGCCGAGCTGGCGGCTCGCAAGTGA
- the folC gene encoding bifunctional tetrahydrofolate synthase/dihydrofolate synthase: MTTGTSPVDLAEMALVEAELDQRWPETKIEPSLTRIATLMDLLGSPQQSYPAIHIAGTNGKTSVTRMIDSLLTALHRRTGRITSPHLQLATERIAIDNAPITPGRYVETWREIQPFVAMIDQQSAAAGGPAMSKFEVLTGMAYAAFAEAPVDVAVVETGMGGTWDATNVIDGQVAVITPIGLDHTDYLGPDLASIAGEKAGIIKKAVDDGLVPRDTVAVIAQQEPEVMDVLLRRAVEMDAAVAREGSEFQLLSRRVAVGGQVLELQGLGGVYEDIFLPLHGEHQARNAVLALAAVEAFFGAGASRQLDIDAVRAGFANAVSPGRMERMRSAPTIFLDAAHNPAGAQALAATLTSEFDFRKLVGVIAVLGDKDAGGILDALEPVFDEIVVTENGSPRALPVDDLANLAVQRFGDERVAVAADLADAIETAIALAEGGEDAELISGAGIVITGSVVTAGAARSLFGKDPA; encoded by the coding sequence ATGACCACCGGCACCTCCCCGGTGGACCTGGCCGAAATGGCCTTGGTCGAGGCCGAACTCGATCAGCGCTGGCCGGAAACCAAGATCGAGCCGTCGCTCACCCGCATCGCGACGCTCATGGATCTGCTCGGCTCGCCGCAGCAGAGCTACCCGGCCATCCACATTGCCGGAACCAATGGCAAGACCTCGGTCACCCGCATGATCGACTCGCTGCTGACCGCCCTGCACCGGCGCACCGGCCGCATCACCAGCCCGCACCTGCAGCTGGCCACCGAGCGCATCGCCATCGACAACGCGCCCATCACGCCGGGTCGGTACGTCGAAACCTGGCGGGAGATCCAGCCTTTCGTCGCGATGATCGACCAGCAGTCCGCGGCCGCGGGCGGACCGGCCATGAGCAAGTTCGAGGTGCTCACCGGCATGGCGTACGCGGCCTTCGCCGAAGCGCCGGTCGATGTGGCGGTCGTGGAGACCGGCATGGGCGGAACGTGGGACGCCACCAACGTGATCGACGGACAGGTCGCCGTCATCACGCCGATCGGCTTGGACCACACCGACTATCTCGGCCCCGACCTCGCCTCCATCGCGGGGGAGAAGGCCGGGATCATCAAGAAGGCCGTCGACGACGGGCTCGTCCCGCGTGACACCGTCGCCGTCATCGCCCAGCAGGAGCCGGAGGTCATGGACGTCCTGCTGCGCCGCGCCGTCGAGATGGATGCGGCTGTGGCGCGCGAAGGTTCGGAGTTCCAGCTGCTGTCGCGGCGCGTCGCCGTCGGCGGCCAGGTCCTGGAACTACAGGGCCTCGGCGGGGTCTACGAGGACATCTTCCTGCCGCTGCACGGGGAGCATCAGGCGCGCAATGCGGTGCTGGCGCTGGCCGCCGTCGAAGCGTTCTTCGGCGCGGGCGCGTCCCGGCAACTCGACATCGACGCTGTCCGAGCCGGTTTCGCCAATGCCGTCTCGCCCGGTCGCATGGAGCGCATGCGCAGCGCGCCGACCATCTTCCTCGACGCCGCGCACAACCCGGCCGGCGCGCAGGCGCTGGCGGCCACGCTGACAAGCGAATTCGATTTCCGCAAACTGGTAGGTGTGATCGCGGTACTGGGCGACAAGGACGCCGGCGGCATCCTCGACGCCCTCGAACCGGTCTTCGACGAGATCGTCGTCACCGAGAACGGCTCCCCGCGCGCCCTGCCCGTGGACGATCTGGCCAACCTCGCGGTGCAGCGTTTCGGTGACGAGCGGGTGGCCGTCGCGGCCGACCTGGCCGACGCCATCGAAACCGCCATCGCCCTCGCCGAGGGCGGCGAGGACGCCGAGTTGATCTCCGGCGCCGGCATCGTGATCACCGGATCGGTCGTCACCGCCGGGGCGGCCCGCTCGCTGTTCGGAAAGGATCCAGCGTGA
- a CDS encoding AAA family ATPase, whose product MNPPLDSGSLHSTPARIVIPDRVHDLRGNPIDELRYPASAAVIITGVPGAGKSTALRKLFGLSSDGVGPAVSPAGAVLIDSQHARNSWQRRLGAVPYPLWLPIVHVTHYARIRAALRDAAGPVIIHDCGTRQWVRRLVAAWARATDRPVHLIMIDAPAELAWAGQIARGRKVRRWSFALHCLKWRRLVGAVAAGTKPRPEPISVVILDRAAVTELHEVSFAA is encoded by the coding sequence GTGAACCCCCCGCTCGACTCCGGCTCGCTCCATTCCACGCCCGCCCGGATCGTCATTCCCGATCGTGTCCATGACCTACGCGGCAATCCGATCGATGAATTGCGGTATCCGGCAAGCGCGGCGGTGATCATCACGGGGGTGCCGGGTGCGGGGAAGAGCACCGCCCTGCGCAAACTGTTCGGTCTTTCCTCGGACGGTGTGGGGCCCGCGGTGAGCCCGGCCGGTGCGGTGCTGATCGATTCGCAGCATGCCCGCAATTCCTGGCAGCGGCGGCTGGGCGCGGTGCCGTATCCGCTGTGGCTGCCGATCGTGCATGTGACGCACTACGCGCGGATTCGGGCGGCGCTGCGGGACGCGGCCGGGCCGGTGATCATTCACGACTGCGGGACGCGGCAGTGGGTGCGGCGGCTGGTGGCGGCCTGGGCGCGGGCGACCGACCGGCCGGTTCATCTGATCATGATCGACGCCCCGGCCGAGCTGGCCTGGGCCGGGCAGATCGCGCGCGGACGGAAGGTGCGGCGGTGGAGTTTCGCCCTGCACTGCCTCAAGTGGCGGCGATTGGTCGGCGCGGTGGCGGCGGGGACGAAACCGCGGCCGGAACCGATCTCGGTGGTGATTCTGGATCGCGCGGCGGTGACCGAATTGCACGAAGTGTCCTTTGCCGCCTGA
- a CDS encoding esterase/lipase family protein — MRRIIRRLPHTAAILAAAAFVTLGMNTGVAHADSGSHSSDTVGYGPEFRDEAAAVAYGLANPDVAPQGSNDWNCKPDAAHPRPVVLVHGTWASAFSAYSYMSPQLARAGYCVFTFNYGRANAPGAGLVQPTIGATGYIEDSARQLADFVDRVRAATGAAQVDLIGHSQGGVVAREYLKFDGGADPADPSDNKVANLITFGATNHGTTLAGLGNLLGPLSGLLGVNLTQPTEDLIGHAGIQQLVGSPVLTALNDGGDTVPGVHYTIVADQLDEVSTPAPQTFLTAGPGATVDNVTLQDGCGADTSDHNSMLFSPRAVSIALHALDPVAHPDLVCSTNPWLL, encoded by the coding sequence ATGAGACGAATCATTCGTCGTTTGCCGCACACCGCCGCGATTCTGGCGGCGGCCGCGTTCGTCACACTCGGCATGAATACCGGTGTGGCGCACGCGGATTCCGGGTCCCACTCCTCCGACACCGTGGGTTACGGTCCGGAGTTCCGGGACGAAGCGGCCGCCGTGGCCTACGGCCTCGCGAATCCCGATGTCGCACCACAGGGTTCCAACGACTGGAACTGCAAGCCCGACGCGGCCCATCCGCGTCCGGTGGTGCTCGTGCACGGCACCTGGGCCAGCGCGTTCAGCGCCTACTCGTATATGTCGCCGCAATTGGCGCGGGCCGGGTACTGCGTCTTCACCTTCAATTACGGGCGCGCGAACGCACCCGGCGCGGGGCTCGTGCAGCCGACCATCGGGGCCACCGGCTACATCGAGGACTCCGCGCGACAGCTCGCCGACTTCGTCGATCGGGTGCGGGCGGCCACCGGAGCCGCCCAGGTGGACCTGATCGGGCACTCGCAGGGCGGCGTGGTGGCGCGCGAATACCTGAAGTTCGACGGCGGCGCGGACCCGGCCGACCCGAGCGACAACAAGGTGGCGAACCTCATCACCTTCGGGGCCACCAATCACGGGACCACCCTGGCCGGGCTCGGCAATCTGCTCGGGCCGCTGTCGGGACTGCTGGGCGTGAACCTCACGCAGCCGACCGAGGATCTCATCGGGCACGCCGGTATTCAGCAGCTCGTGGGGTCACCGGTGCTGACCGCGCTCAATGACGGCGGGGACACCGTGCCGGGCGTGCACTACACGATCGTGGCCGACCAGCTGGACGAGGTGTCCACGCCCGCGCCCCAGACGTTCCTGACCGCCGGGCCGGGCGCGACCGTCGACAATGTGACACTCCAGGACGGTTGCGGCGCAGACACTTCCGACCACAATTCGATGCTGTTCTCGCCGCGGGCGGTGTCGATCGCGCTGCACGCGCTGGATCCGGTCGCGCATCCGGATCTGGTGTGCTCGACCAATCCCTGGCTGCTCTGA